A genomic region of Micromonospora sp. NBRC 110009 contains the following coding sequences:
- a CDS encoding TauD/TfdA family dioxygenase, with the protein MSETTATLPVVIENDGRALTDLIDARRAELRASLVEHGGLLFRGFDVGGVDGFDRAVRALSGEPLTYTERSSPRHSIKGRVYTSTDYPPDEEIFLHNENSYQARWPLTLFFYCLTAPETQGATPLADVRRVYTEIDPAVREEFVRRRWMLVRNFHGDFGTRWQEVFNTENRAEVEAYATANGITVEWIGKDGLRTRAVRDVVHHRPGSDAPRWFNHATFFHLSTLPEDYQEGLLAMFGADGLPSNTYYGDGGEIPADVMDHLRAAYRAATVRFDYQRDDVLVVDNMTAAHGREPFTGPRKIAVAMAEPYTPDTPGAN; encoded by the coding sequence ATGAGCGAGACGACCGCCACCCTTCCGGTGGTCATCGAGAACGACGGCCGGGCGCTGACCGACCTGATCGACGCCCGGCGCGCCGAGCTGCGCGCGAGCCTCGTCGAACACGGCGGGCTGCTGTTCCGCGGCTTCGACGTCGGCGGGGTGGACGGCTTCGACCGGGCCGTCCGCGCGCTGAGCGGCGAGCCGCTGACCTACACGGAACGCTCCTCGCCCCGGCACTCCATCAAGGGCCGGGTCTACACCTCGACCGACTACCCGCCCGACGAGGAGATCTTCCTGCACAACGAGAACTCGTACCAGGCGCGCTGGCCGCTGACCCTCTTCTTCTACTGCCTCACCGCGCCGGAGACCCAGGGCGCCACCCCGCTCGCCGACGTGCGCCGGGTGTACACCGAGATCGACCCGGCGGTGCGCGAGGAGTTCGTCCGGCGGCGCTGGATGCTGGTGCGCAACTTCCACGGCGACTTCGGCACCCGCTGGCAGGAGGTGTTCAACACCGAGAACCGGGCCGAGGTCGAGGCGTACGCGACGGCGAACGGCATCACCGTGGAGTGGATCGGCAAGGACGGCCTGCGCACCCGGGCGGTCCGGGACGTGGTGCACCACCGGCCCGGCTCGGACGCCCCGCGCTGGTTCAACCACGCCACCTTCTTCCACCTCAGCACCCTGCCGGAGGACTACCAGGAGGGGCTGCTGGCGATGTTCGGCGCCGACGGGCTGCCGTCGAACACCTACTACGGCGACGGCGGTGAGATCCCCGCCGACGTCATGGACCACCTGCGCGCCGCCTACCGGGCCGCCACCGTCCGCTTCGACTACCAGCGCGACGACGTGCTGGTGGTGGACAACATGACCGCCGCGCACGGGCGGGAGCCGTTCACCGGTCCCCGCAAGATCGCCGTCGCGATGGCCGAGCCGTACACCCCCGACACCCCTGGAGCGAACTGA
- a CDS encoding MbtH family protein — translation MAEPRFLVVRNDEEQYSIWSADRDVPAGWHDAGFTGTRDECLAHVDTVWTDMRPRSVREAQS, via the coding sequence ATGGCCGAACCCCGATTCCTGGTCGTCCGCAACGACGAGGAGCAGTACTCGATCTGGTCGGCCGACCGGGACGTCCCCGCCGGCTGGCACGATGCGGGCTTCACCGGCACCCGCGACGAGTGCCTGGCCCACGTCGACACCGTGTGGACGGACATGCGTCCCCGCTCGGTCCGCGAGGCGCAGTCATGA